A genomic region of Prionailurus viverrinus isolate Anna chromosome D4, UM_Priviv_1.0, whole genome shotgun sequence contains the following coding sequences:
- the LOC125150031 gene encoding olfactory receptor 13F1-like — MFQGNLTSVTVFFLLGFSHYPKVEVIVFVLCLLMYLITLLGNIILISITILDSHLHKPMYFFLSNLSFLDIWYTSSAFTPMLTNFVTGENTISFIGCVAQMYFSLAMGATECVLLSLMAYDRYVAICNPLRYPIIMNKKVCLQIAAGSWLTGYLTTLVETVFVMQLSLCGHNTINHFACEILAVLKLVCVDTSMVELLMLVITTLILPMPVLLICISYAFILSNILRISSVGGRSKAFSTCAAHLTVVVLFFGTALSMYLKPLAVDSQEIDKFIALVYGGLTPMLNPIIYSLRNKEVKAAMKRLLIRNPFGTVLISVLNNIRASTLI, encoded by the coding sequence atgtttcagGGAAATTTGACATCTGTAACAGTTTTTTTCCTCCTGGGATTTTCCCACTACCCCAAAGTTGAGGTCATTGTATTTGTGCTGTGCTTGCTGATGTACCTGATCACCCTGCTGGGTAATATCATTCTGATCTCCATCACCATCCTAGATTCCCACCTACACAaacccatgtacttcttcctcagcAACCTCTCCTTTTTAGACATCTGGTACACTTCGTCTGCTTTTACGCCAATGCTGACAAACTTTGTTACAGGGGAAAACACCATCTCATTCATAGGGTGTGTTGCTCAGATGTACTTCTCTCTAGCTATGGGTGCCACTGAGTGTGTGCTCTTGTCATTGATGGCATATGACCGATATGTGGCCATCTGCAACCCCCTGAGATACCCCATCATAATGAACAAGAAGGTTTGTTTGCAGATTGCAGCTGGTTCCTGGTTGACAGGCTACCTCACCACCCTGGTGGAAACAGTATTTGTGATGCAGCTCTCTCTGTGTGGTCATAACACAATCAATCATTTTGCTTGTGAAATTCTGGCTGTCTTGAAACTGGTTTGTGTGGACACCTCCATGGTGGAATTACTCATGCTGGTGATCACCACACTTATCCTTCCCATGCCAGTGCTTCTAATTTGTATATCTTATGCATTCATTCTCTCCAACATCCTAAGAATTAGTTCAGTGGGTGGTCGAAGCAAAGCCTTTTCAACATGTGCAGCCCACCTGACTGTGGTGGTTTTGTTCTTTGGGACAGCTCTCTCCATGTACCTAAAGCCCTTAGCTGTGGATTCACAGGAAATAGATAAATTTATAGCTTTGGTATATGGCGGATTAACCCCCATGTTGAATCCTATCATCTATAGTCTACGGAACAAAGAGGTGAAAGCAGCTATGAAAAGGTTGCTGATTAGAAATCCTTTTGGTACTGTGTTAATTTCTGTCCTCAATAATATCAGAGCAAGCACACTCATCTGA